CGGTTTCAAGCTCCTCTGGTTGACTACTGTAAGCCCTTTGAAGCATCTCTAATTCATCGCTTACAAGCTGCTGTATCGTCATGGTTATCTTCTCTCTAATCCTGAACCGGAGTAATTGATTCCAGTATCCCCCTTATGTATTCCCTGTCCGGAATACCACCCTCACTGTAGGACCAATGTTTTTGTCCAATAACCCCCTGCCACAATCCTTTATAAATTTTATTGGTGGTATCATCCCACCCCCCTTTTAACTGGTTAATGCTATTGTAGTTTAGTTGTTTTTTTGTAGTGAAATAAAGCTCTGAAATCCAGTTCTCGCCCGCTATAACCGGTATAGACCCTAAAATATCTCTTCTCAGAGGCAAAATGCCAAATCTTGCACCTTCCTCTAACTGATAAGTTCTTGATGTGATGTGCTGAATTAAACTTCTCGAAAGATTCAGATCAGGAGAGTTAATTGGAACCCCCCACCACCATCCACCAGTTTTGACCGATTTCCCCCCTTTACGTTCAGGTATACCATAGTGATCAAGTTCAACAGAGCACACAAAAGGCATCGTTGCAAAAGCCAGGTCAACAGGTTTAATAAATAGTTTTGAAGAACCACCAGTTTTCCTGCGTACAAGTTCAAATACCTCTGATTGGGAGAGGAAAGAAAGAAATACTTCCTCTGTTTGAAATGCCTTATAAATATCCTGGTTTTTCACTTGTCCATCAAGCATAGATGGATCGTAAATTTCATAATAAGTAAACAGTGCTTCCCAGTGAAATAAATCGGCTAATGCCTCAAGTCGATTATTTTCTAGTTCATTTTGTCCTGTACCAAACTGAAAAACATAATCAACGAAACGAGATGACATACCTTTAGAATTGTAGAAAGAGTGTGCTATCCTTGGAGCCTTTCTTCCTGAAAATTCCTGACGAGACCAAATCCATCCCAAAACAAATAAATCATAATAATCCCAATGCTCCGGATCATTTTCGAAGGTGTAATTTGAAGGTAGTCCATGTCCATTTACAGCTACAAGCTCAGAATCTAAAGTGTCCCTATAGCGCCTCCAAATATTACGCACATATTCTACTTTACTTTTTCTGTAAACCATTAATCTTGTTTCTAGTTTTCTTGGAAAAAAATAAAGTGCACCATCAATTTTACCATTTGACGTAAATATATAGTTTTCATTTACACCTTCTATCACACTATCACACATAAACTCTTCAAAGTTTATTATTTTCCCGCTCTCAACATACTGTCCTTCCACACCAAAAGGTATTTCTAAAAGTCCGATATCTTTTTCATTCTCATTAATTAGCTCTAGAGATTTTTGAGTCTCTTTATACTGTATAACAGTAACATCTACATCATTTTTTTTCTCAAAGTCTGGTAATACCACTGTTTCGAAAAAGCTTTTATGATCCTGGTCCATATGCATTACAATACTCATGGACTTCACTGCACATCCTGCCCCCCACAATGGTAAAAGGAGTATAACACCATAGTTAACTATTAATTTAGCATAGTGCCCCATCATTTTCTCTCCTTACCTGGAGTTCACCACTAAACGATTTTAAAATGTTTTGTGAATAAATTCAAGGGTTTAGGCGAAAATATCGATAAAATGAAATCAGTTAAACTTTGCTACCCTTACAACCAGGTTTTATTTTCAAAAATCAGCAAGTGCTGCAGTGTTCTAAAGATTGCTTAGGGTTAGAAGAAACGGAGTCAAAATCCCACCCCCCAAAATTACATGGCTATGGACAAAACTAAATTAAAAGAACAGGTAGAAAGTATACGCCAGACATTTGGTTATATGAAGAGATTTAAGGGAGAGACCTTTGTGATAAAGATTGATAGCTCTCTTATTAATCATGATCTCTTTGCGATTTTAATTAAAGATCTCACTCTTTTGCACAATATGGGGATTAAAATTGTACTTGTCCCAGGTGCCCGAAGCCGAATAAATGAAGTGCTTTCAACTTTTAAAGTCCAATGCCAGACTGTAAATGGTGTACGCATCTCATCATCTGAAGCAATACCATTTATAAAAATGGCGGCATTTGATGTCTCAAACCGTGTAATGACCATGCTCGCAGAAAACGGGGCAAATGGGATCATTGGAAATTGGGTTAAAGCCAGAGGTATGGGGGTACGAAACGGAGTAGATTTTCAAAACTCCGGTATAGTCGAAAAGGTACAGAGCAAAATACTTAACAGTGTACTTGAGGACGGCTTTATACCAATATTTCCCAATATTGGCTGGAGTGGAACCGGAAAACCCTACAATCTCTCTTCCAACGAACTTGCTTTCAATCTCAGCCGGGAACTAAGAGCTGCGAAGCTATTTTTTATTACCAATTATTGTGGTATTGAAAGCAAGTCATTCAATCTGCCAAAAGATATCTATGTATCAGAGGATGGCATCATTTCACAGCTCAATGTGGATCAGGCAGGATACTTTGTAGAGATGAATGAAGGAGAAGGGTATAACGAACAGCTTGAGCTTATTTCTCTTGCCTATAATGCCTGCAAACAAAGTGTTAAAAGGGTACATATTGTAGATGGTCGTGTGGAGGGAATGGTTCTTCAGGAAATTTTCTCTAATGTAGGGCAGGGAACAATGGTCTACTCCAATCTCCATGAAAATATCCGAAATATGGAAATAGCAGATATTCCGGAAGTACTTGCTCTTATGCAGCCACAAATTGAAGAGAAATTGTTGGTGGCACGGCACGCCTCAGACCTGGAAGAAAAGGTTAATGATTATGCGGTGTATGAAGTAGACGGAACGATTCACGCCTGCGGAGCTCTTCACCTCTACCCTACGGGACAAGGGGAGATTGCTGCAATAGTTGTGGATAAACAGTATGCAAGCCGCGGCATCGGGCGTAAAATGATCTCCTATTTTATCGATAAAGCAAGAAACATGCACCTTAAATCTGTTTTTGTGCTTACAACCCAAACATCTGACTGGTTTTTACAGATAGGATTTAAGGAAGCTCACAAAAGTATACTTCCACCCCAGAAGCAAAAAACCTATAATGAACGGAGAAATTCAAAAATCCTTGATTATCAGCTAAGCCAAAAGCCGAAGATTAACTGCCATGTAGACTAATGGTTCATCTTCGCCTTACAGCAACCCAATAAGGAATACCACTATCATCCCTTAAACGAATAATTCCGTCATCAAACCGTATCTCTTTTGCCATAATGAAAACATTATCTCTCAGATTTGCCCTTCTGCCCCGTACTTCCACGTTATCACTTTCACTCAGGTTAATATCCTGATAAAGAACATACCATGCAGGCCCCAGATGCACATCAAGGGAGTCAAATCCACTCTCTATAACCAGTTTTATACCGCTACTCATATCATGCATCGGAGTGACCGTATCGATTGCGATTACTGTTCCTCTGTATTCCTGAAGACTATTGGTTCCATAAAGCTGCTCGTACTGACTGTCATATCCCCACTTTTCACTTCCCCGAAATCTAAGTGTTTGAGAAAAAACAGTAAGTGAAGCACCAAAAATCAGGGCAATTACAGCTGCTTGTTTGTATCTCACAATGTTGCCTCCATCTGTATACAGAATCAAAAATGTAGTCTTTATCAAAATAGAATCTGAGTCTGCTTACTTTCAACCCTTTATAATCCCTAATTTACCTGCTGAGCACCTTTAGTAGTTCAATTGGATCCTTTATCACTACATCTGCTCCATTTTGATACAGTTCGTCCTCGTCCCTAAATCCCCAACTAACCCCTACAGCAACTAGCCCCGCCCCTTTTGCGGTTTTCATATCGGTTGCTGTATCGCCAACATAAAGTACCTCTTGTGCTCTCAAGCCAAGCATATTTAAGATATGCACCAGTGCTTCTGTATCGGGTTTGACTGCAAACCTCCCAGCTCCTAAAGCTATATCAAAGTACCCATCAAAATAGTACTCAACCACTTTTTGAGTGAACTCTTCGGGCTTATTAGATAGTACTCCCAGTTTTACGTTACGCTTTTTTAAAGAGTTAAGTACCTCATCGATCTTATTGTATGGCTTGCTTTTTAGATTCCATCTGGAACCATACTCCTTTTTCATCTCCTCAACGCACTGTTGCACCACTCGCTCACTAACCCCCTCAGGAAGCGAACGGCGGGCAAGCATTACCATACCATCACCCACAAAATATCGGTATTTGTCTAATTCATGTGATCTATACCCCATCCTCTTAAGAACAGAATTCATCGATTCACCAAGATCGGTAAGCGTATCGAGCAAAGTGCCATCAAGATCAAAGACAACTGCCCTGTATTTCATAATTTCCCTTTTTCAGTTATTTTTGTACCCAGCATTTTTTAGTGCACCAATTTCACGTTCCGTAAGCTCCCGTACCTGACCTGGTTTCAATGATCCGATTTTAACCGAACCAAACTGTACTCTTTTTAACTGTTTGACCTCATGTCCCACAGCATCAATCATTCGTCTTATCTGACGGTTTTTTCCTTCAAAAAGGACGACTTCATACCAACACTGTCCATTCTTTGAGCTTATAGCCCGGACTTCCGAAGCTCTCAGTAACTGGTCCCTTGACATAACCCCAGCCTTTAGCTGTTCAATTTCCTCATCTTTAAGGTATCTGGTAGTCCGCACATTATATACTTTTTTTATTTGATATCTGGGGTGTGTAAGGGCATGAACCATTTCCCCATCATTAGTCAGAATCAAAAGACCTTCAGAGTTATAATCAAGCCTTCCCACATATTTTAAGTGTCCAATATCTCTGCCGCTTTTTAGCAGTGCATCATAGATCGTAAGCCT
This is a stretch of genomic DNA from Chitinispirillales bacterium ANBcel5. It encodes these proteins:
- a CDS encoding extracellular solute-binding protein, with the translated sequence MMGHYAKLIVNYGVILLLPLWGAGCAVKSMSIVMHMDQDHKSFFETVVLPDFEKKNDVDVTVIQYKETQKSLELINENEKDIGLLEIPFGVEGQYVESGKIINFEEFMCDSVIEGVNENYIFTSNGKIDGALYFFPRKLETRLMVYRKSKVEYVRNIWRRYRDTLDSELVAVNGHGLPSNYTFENDPEHWDYYDLFVLGWIWSRQEFSGRKAPRIAHSFYNSKGMSSRFVDYVFQFGTGQNELENNRLEALADLFHWEALFTYYEIYDPSMLDGQVKNQDIYKAFQTEEVFLSFLSQSEVFELVRRKTGGSSKLFIKPVDLAFATMPFVCSVELDHYGIPERKGGKSVKTGGWWWGVPINSPDLNLSRSLIQHITSRTYQLEEGARFGILPLRRDILGSIPVIAGENWISELYFTTKKQLNYNSINQLKGGWDDTTNKIYKGLWQGVIGQKHWSYSEGGIPDREYIRGILESITPVQD
- the argA gene encoding amino-acid N-acetyltransferase is translated as MDKTKLKEQVESIRQTFGYMKRFKGETFVIKIDSSLINHDLFAILIKDLTLLHNMGIKIVLVPGARSRINEVLSTFKVQCQTVNGVRISSSEAIPFIKMAAFDVSNRVMTMLAENGANGIIGNWVKARGMGVRNGVDFQNSGIVEKVQSKILNSVLEDGFIPIFPNIGWSGTGKPYNLSSNELAFNLSRELRAAKLFFITNYCGIESKSFNLPKDIYVSEDGIISQLNVDQAGYFVEMNEGEGYNEQLELISLAYNACKQSVKRVHIVDGRVEGMVLQEIFSNVGQGTMVYSNLHENIRNMEIADIPEVLALMQPQIEEKLLVARHASDLEEKVNDYAVYEVDGTIHACGALHLYPTGQGEIAAIVVDKQYASRGIGRKMISYFIDKARNMHLKSVFVLTTQTSDWFLQIGFKEAHKSILPPQKQKTYNERRNSKILDYQLSQKPKINCHVD
- a CDS encoding HAD family hydrolase, encoding MKYRAVVFDLDGTLLDTLTDLGESMNSVLKRMGYRSHELDKYRYFVGDGMVMLARRSLPEGVSERVVQQCVEEMKKEYGSRWNLKSKPYNKIDEVLNSLKKRNVKLGVLSNKPEEFTQKVVEYYFDGYFDIALGAGRFAVKPDTEALVHILNMLGLRAQEVLYVGDTATDMKTAKGAGLVAVGVSWGFRDEDELYQNGADVVIKDPIELLKVLSR
- a CDS encoding pseudouridine synthase — its product is MGCNEKEQHNDSLLRLNRYLAMCGLGSRRKADELIAAGRVIVNGKKVTELGVKIDPQKDKVEYMGKALSAIKKIEYLVYYKPCGVIVTRFDPEGRLTIYDALLKSGRDIGHLKYVGRLDYNSEGLLILTNDGEMVHALTHPRYQIKKVYNVRTTRYLKDEEIEQLKAGVMSRDQLLRASEVRAISSKNGQCWYEVVLFEGKNRQIRRMIDAVGHEVKQLKRVQFGSVKIGSLKPGQVRELTEREIGALKNAGYKNN